A single genomic interval of Raphanus sativus cultivar WK10039 unplaced genomic scaffold, ASM80110v3 Scaffold1747, whole genome shotgun sequence harbors:
- the LOC108835148 gene encoding ethylene-responsive transcription factor ERF027-like, protein MATTGLASRKKDPVYRGIRCRSGKWVCEIREPKKTTRIWLGTYPTAEMAAAAYDVAAIALKGRDAVLNFPGSARSYPVPLSSSAADIRSAAAAAASIKGCEREEEKDKTQKNSSSFSTSRTSDHFHVHDHDMMASSSTWCGTEFMDEEEFLNMPNLLADMAEGMMVEPPSWIGSRPANDSPENSNDEDLWGY, encoded by the coding sequence ATGGCTACTACCGGCTTAGCTAGCCGAAAAAAGGATCCGGTATACCGAGGAATCCGATGCCGGAGCGGGAAATGGGTCTGCGAGATCCGTGAGCCGAAGAAGACAACTCGAATCTGGCTCGGAACATACCCCACGGCAGAGATGGCAGCCGCTGCTTACGACGTGGCTGCTATTGCTCTTAAAGGTAGAGATGCCGTCTTGAACTTCCCAGGATCTGCCCGGTCATACCCGGTTCCCTTGTCATCATCCGCAGCGGATATTCGAAGCGCTGCGGCCGCGGCTGCCTCCATTAAGGGGTgtgagagagaggaggagaaggaCAAGACACAAAAGAATAGTAGTAGTTTCTCAACGTCAAGAACAAGTGATCATTTCCACGTACATGATCATGACATGATGGCGTCTTCCTCGACATGGTGTGGGACAGAGTTCATGGACGAAGAAGAATTCTTGAATATGCCTAATTTGCTGGCTGATATGGCGGAAGGGATGATGGTTGAGCCGCCGTCATGGATAGGTTCTCGTCCAGCGAATGATTCGCCGGAGAATTCAAATGATGAGGACTTGTGGGGCTACTGA